In Priestia megaterium NBRC 15308 = ATCC 14581, the following proteins share a genomic window:
- a CDS encoding alpha/beta fold hydrolase encodes MPFYTLKDGATLYYEQQGEGTPIIFIHGVWMSSRFFHNQLSFFSKQYQTILLDLRGHGNSSHTPYGHTISTYARDVHEFITTHQLKDVILVGWSMGAFVVWEYLKQFGQENVKGNIIVDEMASDFKWPDFPIGAFDLPALISLMQGIQLDRTSTLENFIPLMFKDELTEEDKHWIMKEGTKMPESIASAILFDQSIVDYRDFLPFIAIPTLLCFGKEKKLIPVAAGRHIQKLVSGSVLEVFENSCHCPFLEESDRFNKVVSNFIEHI; translated from the coding sequence ATGCCTTTTTATACATTAAAAGACGGTGCAACTTTGTACTATGAACAACAAGGGGAAGGAACACCTATTATTTTCATTCACGGAGTTTGGATGAGCAGTCGTTTTTTCCATAACCAGCTTTCTTTTTTTTCAAAACAGTATCAAACTATTCTTTTGGATTTAAGAGGACATGGAAATTCAAGTCATACTCCATACGGCCATACAATTTCCACTTATGCTCGTGATGTGCATGAGTTTATAACCACTCATCAATTAAAAGACGTCATATTAGTAGGCTGGTCGATGGGTGCTTTTGTTGTATGGGAATATTTGAAACAATTTGGTCAAGAAAATGTAAAAGGAAATATTATTGTAGATGAAATGGCTTCAGATTTTAAATGGCCCGACTTTCCGATCGGTGCATTTGATTTACCTGCTCTTATTTCGCTCATGCAGGGTATTCAGCTTGATCGAACAAGTACATTAGAAAATTTTATTCCGCTTATGTTTAAGGATGAATTAACTGAAGAAGATAAACATTGGATTATGAAAGAAGGAACGAAAATGCCTGAGTCGATAGCCAGTGCTATTTTGTTTGATCAATCCATTGTGGACTATCGAGATTTTCTCCCGTTTATTGCAATCCCTACCTTACTGTGCTTTGGAAAAGAAAAAAAGCTCATTCCGGTAGCAGCTGGAAGACATATTCAAAAGCTGGTTTCAGGTTCTGTACTTGAAGTTTTTGAGAACAGCTGCCACTGCCCTTTTCTGGAAGAAAGCGATCGATTTAACAAAGTTGTGAGCAACTTTATCGAACATATCTAA
- a CDS encoding rhodanese-related sulfurtransferase, with amino-acid sequence MTERKPYQVLLYYLYTPIENPEEFTAEHLAFCKELELKGRILIAAEGINGTVSGTVEQTDKYMETMKNDPRFEGIVFKIDEADEHAFKKMHVRHRKELVTLRLEDDVNPLRVTGNYLSPKEFYQAMQDENTVVIDARNDYEYDLGHFRGAVRPDIRNFRELPEWIRDNKDQFEDKKILTYCTGGIRCEKFSGWLLEEGFEDVSQLHGGIVTYGKDPEVQGELWDGQCYVFDERISVPVNQKEHVIVGKDHFTGEPCERYVNCANPECNKKILASEENEHKYLRACSHECRVSPRNRYVKEHGLTEEEFAARVKELEKEHVTL; translated from the coding sequence ATGACTGAAAGAAAACCATATCAAGTACTACTATATTATTTGTACACTCCAATTGAAAATCCTGAAGAGTTCACAGCTGAGCACTTGGCATTTTGTAAAGAGCTTGAATTAAAAGGACGCATTTTAATTGCGGCTGAAGGGATCAATGGAACGGTATCAGGGACAGTTGAACAAACAGATAAATACATGGAAACGATGAAAAATGATCCTCGTTTTGAAGGTATTGTATTTAAAATAGACGAAGCAGATGAACATGCGTTCAAAAAAATGCACGTGCGTCACCGCAAAGAATTAGTAACTCTTCGATTAGAAGATGATGTGAATCCTCTTCGCGTAACGGGTAATTACTTAAGCCCAAAAGAATTTTATCAAGCGATGCAAGATGAGAATACGGTCGTAATTGATGCACGAAACGATTATGAATACGATTTAGGTCATTTCCGAGGAGCTGTTCGTCCGGATATTCGAAACTTCCGTGAGCTTCCTGAATGGATTCGCGACAACAAAGATCAGTTTGAAGATAAAAAAATCTTAACTTACTGCACAGGCGGTATTCGCTGTGAAAAATTCTCTGGATGGCTTCTTGAAGAAGGTTTCGAAGATGTAAGCCAGCTTCACGGAGGTATTGTAACATACGGAAAAGATCCTGAAGTACAAGGTGAACTATGGGACGGTCAGTGCTATGTATTTGATGAGCGCATCAGCGTACCAGTTAACCAAAAAGAGCATGTGATTGTCGGAAAAGACCACTTTACCGGCGAGCCTTGTGAACGTTATGTTAACTGTGCAAATCCAGAATGCAATAAGAAAATCTTAGCTTCTGAAGAAAATGAACACAAATATTTACGCGCTTGTTCACATGAATGCCGAGTGAGCCCTCGTAACCGCTATGTAAAAGAACACGGTTTAACAGAAGAAGAGTTTGCAGCACGTGTTAAAGAATTAGAAAAAGAACACGTAACTTTATAA
- a CDS encoding SMP-30/gluconolactonase/LRE family protein, whose translation MEAKIEKKYDGRLLEGPLWDEENQKLVLVDILDKKLLTYDPKTTTLEGIALPSVVTSVSKTNHSNLIVSTRNQLLLVDKNKKNHEEYIRLDTLEKTMRFNDGKCDPYNRFWIGTMSEEDEEGKAQLYVVDEKGVIKSAKEGLSVSNGLAWNRTGDKFFLVDSPKNKIMSYSFSKETTRLEDEKVVIDLSDMDGFPDGMTIDEHDRLWVALWGGSKVICVDPDKGEIIESIHLPVSNVTCCTFGGDDLQTLFITTAKEEEKYEEAAGSIFSCRVGVKGVPAYTYVY comes from the coding sequence ATGGAAGCGAAAATTGAAAAAAAGTACGATGGCCGTTTGCTTGAAGGACCCCTATGGGATGAAGAAAATCAAAAATTAGTGCTAGTAGACATCTTAGATAAAAAGCTTCTTACGTACGATCCAAAAACGACAACCTTAGAAGGTATTGCTCTTCCTTCAGTCGTTACAAGCGTTTCTAAAACCAATCATTCAAATTTGATTGTCTCCACCCGTAATCAGCTGCTTTTAGTTGATAAAAACAAAAAGAATCATGAAGAGTATATCCGCTTAGATACTCTTGAAAAAACCATGCGTTTTAATGATGGAAAATGTGATCCATATAATCGCTTTTGGATTGGAACGATGAGTGAAGAAGATGAAGAAGGAAAAGCCCAGCTGTACGTAGTAGATGAAAAAGGTGTCATTAAGAGCGCTAAAGAAGGATTAAGCGTGTCAAACGGGCTAGCATGGAATCGAACAGGAGACAAATTCTTTCTGGTTGATTCACCGAAAAATAAAATTATGTCTTATTCGTTTTCTAAAGAAACAACAAGGCTCGAAGATGAAAAAGTGGTGATTGACCTTTCAGATATGGACGGGTTTCCTGATGGAATGACAATTGATGAACACGATCGATTATGGGTAGCACTTTGGGGAGGTTCGAAAGTCATTTGTGTAGATCCAGATAAAGGAGAAATTATAGAATCTATTCATCTTCCTGTTTCCAATGTAACCTGCTGTACATTTGGAGGAGACGATTTACAAACCTTATTTATCACCACAGCTAAGGAAGAAGAAAAATACGAAGAAGCTGCCGGCTCTATTTTTTCATGCCGAGTAGGAGTAAAAGGCGTGCCGGCTTATACTTACGTGTACTAG
- a CDS encoding group I truncated hemoglobin codes for MEQTLYEKVGGQEAIEKVVDYFYSELVLKDETVSHFFEHTDMDKQRRHQAKFISFALGGPNQYSGKSMAKAHANMNIQPEHFNAIAKHLHDALAHFNVEEPDIDQALNKVESLRNDIQYK; via the coding sequence TTGGAACAAACATTGTATGAAAAAGTGGGCGGACAAGAAGCTATTGAAAAAGTAGTTGATTATTTTTATTCTGAGCTCGTGTTAAAAGATGAAACGGTCAGTCACTTTTTCGAGCATACGGATATGGATAAACAGCGTCGACACCAAGCCAAGTTTATAAGCTTTGCCTTAGGTGGACCGAATCAATATTCAGGAAAGTCGATGGCCAAAGCACATGCAAATATGAATATTCAACCCGAACATTTTAATGCAATTGCTAAGCATCTTCACGATGCACTTGCTCACTTTAATGTTGAAGAGCCGGATATTGACCAAGCATTAAATAAAGTTGAATCCCTAAGAAATGATATTCAATATAAATAA
- the hpaB gene encoding 4-hydroxyphenylacetate 3-monooxygenase, oxygenase component → MSAINGKQYVERINQLKANVWVDGKLVTGNISEHPAFKGAINSQAKLYDFQHDKKIKDIMTYQSPDSEDFFGTSYLQPTTKEELKKRREMTQQWAQLTHGMMGRSPDYMNTVLMAFASSAELLRGTENCFPENIISYYEYVREHDLSLTHTFIDPQVNRIQFYYEQNDEPIAAKIIDKNNEGIVIQGAKLLATQGGMTDELLVLSSAGIQGKEKGFAFSIPSNTKGIKFICRESFAGKDSAFDYPLSSRFEEMDTIVVFDHVLVPWNRVFFYENVDVSNTFLASSSFSAFALHQVTSRRIVKTEFVLGIVQSLIETINIIDYPHVREKATELIIALETMKALVMKAEEEAEIDPWGYMRPNETTLRIAANIFSKTYPTFTEIIQILGASGLIAIPTENTCHSLVKEDITRYLQAKSRGAEDRIKLFRLAWDLTMSPFGTRETLYERFFFGEPVQLTSYLYLSYDKERYVQRVTDFLKS, encoded by the coding sequence ATGTCAGCAATTAATGGGAAGCAATACGTAGAGAGAATTAATCAATTAAAAGCAAATGTATGGGTTGATGGCAAGCTCGTAACAGGCAATATATCAGAACATCCGGCTTTTAAAGGAGCCATTAACAGTCAAGCTAAACTTTATGATTTTCAGCATGATAAAAAAATTAAAGATATCATGACATACCAATCTCCGGATTCTGAGGATTTTTTTGGTACATCTTATTTACAGCCTACAACAAAAGAAGAGTTAAAAAAACGACGAGAGATGACTCAGCAATGGGCGCAATTAACCCATGGTATGATGGGAAGAAGTCCGGATTATATGAATACCGTATTGATGGCTTTTGCATCCTCTGCAGAACTCCTGAGAGGAACAGAAAACTGCTTTCCTGAAAACATCATTTCTTATTATGAATATGTGAGAGAGCACGATTTATCGCTCACTCATACATTCATCGATCCTCAAGTCAATCGAATCCAATTTTATTACGAGCAAAACGACGAACCGATAGCAGCAAAAATTATTGATAAAAACAATGAGGGAATCGTTATTCAAGGCGCGAAACTGCTTGCTACACAGGGTGGAATGACGGATGAGCTGCTCGTACTGTCTTCAGCGGGCATTCAAGGAAAAGAAAAAGGATTTGCTTTTTCGATTCCAAGTAATACAAAAGGAATTAAATTTATTTGTAGAGAATCATTTGCAGGAAAAGATTCGGCGTTTGATTATCCATTAAGTTCTAGATTTGAAGAAATGGATACAATTGTTGTCTTTGACCATGTATTAGTACCGTGGAACCGCGTGTTTTTCTATGAAAATGTAGACGTATCAAATACATTCCTTGCTTCTAGTTCCTTCTCAGCTTTTGCTCTGCATCAAGTAACTTCAAGGAGAATTGTCAAAACAGAGTTTGTATTAGGGATTGTACAATCTCTGATTGAAACCATTAACATTATAGACTATCCGCATGTACGAGAAAAAGCAACAGAGCTTATTATTGCGTTAGAAACGATGAAAGCTCTCGTGATGAAAGCAGAAGAAGAAGCGGAGATTGATCCATGGGGATACATGCGTCCGAATGAAACTACACTTCGTATTGCCGCAAATATATTTTCAAAAACCTATCCTACCTTTACAGAGATTATCCAGATTTTAGGTGCGAGCGGACTAATAGCAATACCAACAGAAAATACGTGCCACTCATTGGTTAAAGAAGATATTACGCGTTATTTGCAAGCTAAATCGAGAGGGGCAGAAGATCGTATTAAGCTTTTTCGACTAGCGTGGGATTTAACTATGAGTCCGTTTGGTACAAGGGAAACACTGTATGAACGTTTTTTCTTTGGGGAGCCTGTACAGTTAACCAGTTATCTGTACTTATCTTACGATAAAGAGCGCTATGTACAGAGAGTAACCGATTTTTTGAAAAGTTAA